The genomic DNA ACAAGTGCGCGAATGGTGTTGATGCACAGCGTATCAAGGCTGGATGCGCCACTGCCCTGCGTTTGTGCAGGTGCGCGAACAGGAGTGGGAAGAGAAACGCGCATGCAGACCTATCCTCCAGACTGGGCCGTAATTACGAATTATGGCCGGAAAGTTATGAGCACCCCTAAGCGGTGTGCCTTGTAAGAGTTCCGCACAATTCCACGGTTAGGCGTTTTTCGGCAAGAGATGATGACGCGCAGGCAGCTTTTTATGTTCAACAGGTCTGCTGTCATAACTCTGTGATTTTGTGCCTGAAATGCTCTTTTTGCCTAGGCAGGGAGCAGGCGTGCCACTTGTGCGTTTGTGGTATGGACAAAGGGGCTGATATGGTTCTTTTTCTAAATAACGCGGCAGCGTAAGATAACCGTTGTTGCAAAACCATTCTTTTCCGGAGGTCAGTCATGACAGAAGTTTCTTCCCGGACTCCGTCCGAGCAGGGAACAGCCGCCCCGGCAACCGGTGGTGGCGCACAGGGCTTTACGCGTGAACAGATTGAAGCACTTTTCCTGAACGCTGCGCGGGAAGGAGATGCAGATATGCTGTCCCGCTTTTTGCAGGCTGGGATGGACCCGAATCTGAGGGCCGAAAAAGGGTATACCCCGCTCATTTTGGCATCTTACAATGGGCATAAGGATGCTGTGAGTGTGCTTTTAGCTCATGGTGCAAAGCCAGATTTGCAAGATAGCAAAGGAGCGACAGCGCTGGCTGGCGTGGCGTTTAAAGGAGATATGCCTATTGCCACCATGCTGCTGGAAGCAGGGGCGGGGGTGGATATTCCCAATGCTGTTGGGCGCACGCCACTCATCTTTGCTGTGATGTTTGGGCGGGATGATATGGCGCTTTTGTTACTGAACGCTGGTGCCAACCCAATATTGCGTGATGGCGAAGGCTTAAACGCTATTGATCTGGCCCGCAGGCAAGGCAAGCCCGCACTTGAAGAAGCGCTGAAAGCAGTGGCCGCCAGCCTTTCCTGAAAAGGATTGGCGGATCGTTTTGGTTTTACACCTTCAGATAAGAAGGGATAAAGCGGCCTGACATCAGGCTGCTTTTGTTTTTTTGGATATAGGTAGCATGAGTCGTTTCTGGAGCCCGCTTGTTCATAAGCTGACACCGTATGTGCCCGGTGAGCAGCCCAAAATGACCGATCTGATCAAGTTGAACACCAACGAATCGCCTTATGGCCCCTCTCCACGTGCGCTGGAGGCTATTCGTGCGGCGGATAATGACACATTGCGCCTGTATCCAGACCCAGAAGCC from Acetobacter ascendens includes the following:
- a CDS encoding ankyrin repeat domain-containing protein → MTEVSSRTPSEQGTAAPATGGGAQGFTREQIEALFLNAAREGDADMLSRFLQAGMDPNLRAEKGYTPLILASYNGHKDAVSVLLAHGAKPDLQDSKGATALAGVAFKGDMPIATMLLEAGAGVDIPNAVGRTPLIFAVMFGRDDMALLLLNAGANPILRDGEGLNAIDLARRQGKPALEEALKAVAASLS